One window from the genome of Nisaea sediminum encodes:
- a CDS encoding outer membrane beta-barrel protein encodes MDFSQSWLLCGRSRTVWSAGKGLGGLAFALLALTTVALPAAAQLAGKESVQGRPRLDFQSYGLSLDMLTRPGDTSDTARLGGSFDLFPRVTVDAGHDSNIVRTTDNEIDSGFTEVKAAAALRSNWTNHEALLIVSVDDRRVGESSRENTTDISLGAAGRYDLGEELFARGFAEAKRGHIRRGDDADPGAAFEPLTYNQYLAGVTYDDRQNDRLFSRVVGEVLHRDYNPTDGVNRSSLDRTSLNLRGLVGVSTGGEYDLFVSPGLLREMFVEKASQNQDSTRLTLTVGTARDVTGVSAFTGRVGMSHRIFDEGSRSPQTDFVASAGLLWNLTPVMTFTAGAAIENQQSDDPSSGTKLTHGFNAGLDYDPFDQLIFNAYFSYANEDFQQIEREDDDYLVGLKATYLINEYFFAGLSLEHEVSDSTVASRDFEATTVAFRLGMKLCCRIDEGVVDPFNLGRL; translated from the coding sequence ATGGACTTTTCGCAATCGTGGCTTCTGTGCGGGCGGAGCCGCACGGTTTGGTCAGCCGGCAAGGGGCTGGGCGGCCTGGCGTTTGCCCTGCTCGCGCTCACGACCGTCGCGCTTCCCGCCGCGGCACAGCTCGCCGGCAAGGAGTCGGTCCAGGGGCGGCCGCGGCTCGACTTCCAGAGTTACGGCCTTTCCCTCGACATGCTGACCCGGCCCGGGGATACCTCGGATACGGCCCGGCTCGGCGGCAGCTTCGATCTTTTTCCACGCGTGACGGTGGATGCGGGTCATGACAGCAATATCGTGCGCACAACCGACAACGAGATCGATTCCGGCTTCACCGAAGTGAAGGCCGCGGCCGCACTCCGGTCGAACTGGACCAATCACGAGGCGCTGCTGATCGTTAGCGTGGACGACCGGAGGGTAGGGGAGTCCAGCCGGGAGAACACCACGGACATCAGTCTCGGCGCAGCGGGCCGTTACGATCTCGGCGAGGAGCTTTTCGCGCGCGGTTTCGCCGAAGCCAAACGCGGACACATCCGGCGTGGCGACGATGCCGATCCCGGCGCGGCGTTCGAGCCGCTGACCTATAACCAGTATCTCGCGGGCGTGACCTACGACGACCGGCAGAACGACCGGCTCTTCTCCCGCGTGGTCGGCGAGGTGTTGCATCGGGACTACAACCCGACCGATGGCGTCAACCGGAGCTCGCTCGACCGCACGTCCCTCAACCTGCGCGGCCTCGTGGGGGTTTCGACGGGCGGCGAATACGATCTCTTTGTCTCGCCGGGCCTGTTGCGCGAGATGTTCGTCGAGAAGGCCTCGCAAAACCAGGATTCGACCCGGCTTACCCTGACCGTCGGAACGGCGCGGGACGTGACCGGTGTCAGCGCCTTCACCGGCCGGGTCGGGATGTCGCACCGTATCTTCGACGAAGGCTCGCGGTCGCCGCAGACGGACTTCGTTGCCTCCGCCGGGCTGCTCTGGAATCTCACGCCCGTCATGACCTTCACGGCTGGCGCCGCGATCGAGAATCAGCAATCGGACGATCCGTCCTCTGGAACGAAGCTCACCCACGGCTTCAATGCCGGGCTGGACTACGACCCGTTCGACCAGCTCATCTTCAACGCCTATTTCTCCTACGCCAACGAGGACTTCCAGCAGATCGAGCGCGAGGACGACGATTACCTGGTCGGTCTGAAGGCGACTTACCTCATCAACGAGTACTTTTTCGCCGGCCTAAGCCTCGAGCACGAGGTGTCCGACTCGACAGTGGCGAGCCGCGATTTCGAGGCGACCACGGTCGCTTTCCGGCTCGGGATGAAGCTCTGCTGCCGTATTGACGAAGGCGTCGTCGATCCGTTCAATCTCGGACGGCTCTAG
- a CDS encoding EAL domain-containing protein: MALSQVQNRNRGPSQEYLLLDYLQRLGRNVDGRMAVHIHLSRLRPQNRQDHHIRIAAATFEGMVQNYEGQIFILSNSDLFFVCKDATVEDIDAAIMKVRYLFSEDPLSQGDEEEDLARFCSWYNVATQYEDLLELVKQMHRERERKSRLAVSADQKVDPRTKGSRKPLDPEQLGKLESFLQRADLSNLMRRQPVCALTPNNPNPQPVFRELFISIHDLQQTVLPEFDLASNLWLFQHLTQTLDARMLSLLIRNDDSSIASSFSVNLNVQTILSPPFLNFDSSLKAVARGTVVIELQKIDIFGDMGAYMFARDFMRERGYRICLDGLNHLTLQFIDRERLGLDLLKLIWSPDMADDMSGARTTELKEHVDRCGRARIILTRCDSDEAVRFGQSLGITMFQGRYIDKLLTSEGRVV, translated from the coding sequence ATGGCGCTCAGCCAAGTCCAGAACCGAAATCGGGGCCCGAGCCAGGAATACCTGCTGCTCGACTATCTGCAGCGCCTCGGACGGAACGTGGATGGCCGCATGGCCGTTCACATCCATCTGTCGCGCCTCCGCCCGCAGAACCGCCAGGACCACCATATCCGGATCGCGGCGGCGACCTTTGAGGGCATGGTCCAGAACTACGAGGGCCAGATCTTCATCCTGAGCAATTCGGATCTGTTCTTCGTCTGCAAGGACGCCACCGTCGAGGATATCGACGCGGCGATCATGAAGGTCCGCTATCTCTTCTCCGAGGACCCGCTCTCCCAGGGCGACGAGGAGGAAGACCTCGCCCGATTCTGTTCCTGGTACAATGTCGCGACCCAGTACGAGGACCTGCTGGAGCTGGTCAAGCAGATGCACCGCGAGCGTGAGCGCAAGTCGCGGCTCGCCGTCAGCGCCGACCAGAAGGTCGATCCGCGGACCAAGGGTTCGCGCAAGCCGCTCGATCCGGAGCAGCTCGGCAAGCTCGAATCCTTCCTGCAGCGCGCCGACCTCTCCAATCTGATGCGCCGCCAGCCGGTCTGCGCCCTGACGCCGAACAACCCCAATCCGCAGCCGGTCTTCCGCGAGCTCTTCATCTCGATCCACGACCTGCAGCAGACGGTACTGCCGGAATTCGACCTCGCCTCGAATCTCTGGCTCTTCCAGCACCTGACCCAGACGCTCGACGCGCGGATGCTATCGTTGCTGATCCGTAACGACGACAGCTCGATCGCGAGTTCCTTCAGCGTCAATCTGAACGTGCAGACGATCCTCTCGCCGCCCTTCCTGAACTTCGACTCGAGCCTGAAGGCGGTCGCCCGCGGTACCGTCGTGATCGAGCTGCAGAAGATCGACATCTTCGGTGACATGGGCGCCTACATGTTCGCGCGCGACTTCATGCGCGAGCGCGGCTACCGCATCTGTCTCGACGGGCTGAACCATCTCACACTGCAGTTCATCGACCGCGAACGGCTCGGCCTCGACCTCCTGAAGCTGATCTGGAGCCCGGACATGGCCGACGACATGTCGGGCGCCCGGACCACGGAACTGAAGGAACATGTCGACCGCTGCGGCCGTGCCCGCATCATCCTGACCCGCTGCGACAGCGACGAGGCGGTACGCTTCGGCCAGTCTCTCGGGATCACGATGTTCCAAGGCCGCTATATCGACAAGCTGCTGACCTCGGAAGGCCGGGTGGTGTAA
- a CDS encoding ActR/PrrA/RegA family redox response regulator transcription factor codes for MTDDQIGVDETRKLLVLDDDEPFRNRLVRAMEKRGFSVTSAGSVAEGLEAVKNDAPSYAVLDMRLTDGSGLDVVTALREANPDARIIMLTGYGNIATAVAAVKAGAVDYLPKPADADAVAAALLDHEEALPPPPDNPMSADRVRWEHIQRVFEQCGRNVSETARRLRMHRRTLQRILNKHAPRG; via the coding sequence GTGACTGACGATCAGATCGGGGTCGACGAGACCCGGAAATTGCTTGTGCTCGACGATGACGAGCCGTTCCGCAACCGGCTGGTGCGGGCGATGGAGAAGCGCGGTTTCAGCGTGACCAGCGCCGGCTCGGTGGCCGAGGGACTGGAGGCGGTGAAGAACGATGCGCCGTCCTATGCGGTGCTCGACATGCGGCTGACCGACGGCAGCGGCCTCGATGTGGTGACCGCACTGCGCGAGGCCAATCCGGATGCCCGCATCATCATGCTGACCGGCTACGGTAATATCGCGACCGCGGTCGCCGCGGTGAAGGCGGGCGCGGTCGATTACCTGCCGAAGCCGGCCGACGCCGATGCCGTCGCCGCCGCGCTTTTGGATCACGAGGAAGCGCTGCCCCCGCCGCCGGACAATCCGATGTCCGCCGACCGGGTGCGCTGGGAGCATATCCAGCGGGTCTTCGAGCAATGCGGCCGCAACGTCTCCGAAACCGCCCGGCGCCTGCGCATGCACCGCCGCACCCTGCAGCGCATCCTGAACAAGCACGCGCCGCGGGGGTAG
- a CDS encoding ActS/PrrB/RegB family redox-sensitive histidine kinase, whose translation MAKERRNLEDLEVRFGLADGLGPAGVRTLVMIRWVALMGQLISLLVVHYGLGFPLPLEITLGIVAFGAFYNVVCQTLRQGGPVRSGRVAAFGLAFDIAQLGSLLYWTGGLENPFALMLIAPVTVSATILSGRATVWLSFLALVSASALAVVHRPLPWPGDGLELPDIYVFGLWAAIVIATLFIAGYTYRVSRDARRMSDAFAATRLALSREQQLSALGGLAAAAAHELGTPLSTIAVVARELRKDIPEDSEWREDLDLLLSETARCRDILTEFSRRPDQDTPGPFKTVPFSAAVETAAAPHQRDDIVVIVEQHGPGGALDLDLEPADAEETVAADQPRVVLTPEMNQGIGTLVQNAVQFAAETVEITVYWDDSMASVIIEDDGPGFSPLVLDRLGEPYVSSRSGKDGHMGLGIFIAKTLLERGGATLSFSNRAEGGARVAIRWLRSDLEAGVTDS comes from the coding sequence GTGGCCAAAGAGCGCAGGAATCTGGAAGATCTCGAAGTCCGGTTCGGCCTGGCCGACGGGCTTGGACCGGCGGGCGTGCGGACGCTGGTGATGATCCGCTGGGTGGCGCTGATGGGCCAGCTTATCAGCCTGCTCGTGGTGCATTACGGGCTCGGGTTTCCGCTGCCGCTGGAGATCACGCTCGGGATCGTCGCCTTCGGCGCGTTCTACAACGTGGTCTGCCAGACCCTCCGCCAGGGCGGGCCGGTCCGCAGCGGTCGGGTCGCCGCCTTCGGCCTCGCCTTCGACATCGCGCAGCTCGGCTCACTGCTCTACTGGACCGGCGGTCTCGAAAATCCGTTCGCGCTGATGCTGATCGCGCCGGTCACGGTCTCGGCGACCATCCTTTCCGGGCGGGCGACCGTCTGGCTGAGCTTCCTCGCCCTGGTTTCGGCATCCGCCCTCGCGGTGGTCCATCGGCCGCTGCCTTGGCCAGGCGACGGTCTGGAGCTGCCGGACATCTACGTCTTCGGCCTCTGGGCCGCGATCGTCATCGCCACCCTCTTCATCGCCGGCTACACCTACCGCGTCAGCCGGGACGCGCGGCGCATGTCGGACGCCTTTGCCGCCACCCGCCTCGCGCTCTCCCGCGAGCAGCAGCTTTCCGCCCTCGGCGGGCTCGCCGCCGCGGCAGCCCATGAGCTCGGAACACCGCTCAGCACCATCGCCGTCGTCGCCCGCGAGCTGCGCAAGGATATTCCCGAGGACAGCGAATGGCGGGAGGATCTGGATCTGCTGCTGAGCGAGACCGCGCGTTGCCGGGATATCCTGACGGAATTCTCCCGCCGGCCGGATCAGGACACGCCGGGTCCGTTCAAGACCGTTCCCTTCAGCGCCGCGGTCGAGACCGCCGCCGCACCGCATCAGCGTGACGATATCGTCGTGATCGTGGAGCAGCACGGGCCGGGCGGCGCGCTCGATCTCGATCTCGAACCGGCTGACGCGGAGGAAACGGTTGCCGCGGACCAGCCGCGCGTGGTGCTGACGCCGGAGATGAACCAGGGGATCGGCACGCTGGTCCAGAACGCCGTCCAGTTCGCCGCGGAGACGGTCGAGATCACGGTCTATTGGGACGACAGCATGGCATCGGTCATCATCGAGGATGACGGGCCGGGTTTCTCACCCCTTGTGCTCGACCGGTTGGGCGAACCCTATGTCTCCAGCCGGTCCGGCAAGGACGGTCATATGGGGCTCGGCATCTTCATCGCGAAGACGCTGCTGGAACGTGGTGGCGCCACGCTTTCCTTCTCCAACCGGGCCGAGGGCGGAGCCCGCGTGGCGATTCGCTGGCTCCGGTCCGACCTGGAGGCCGGGGTGACGGATTCTTGA
- a CDS encoding ABC transporter ATP-binding protein — protein MSKPVIDVRDLEKRYGAVHAVRGVGFTAEAGTTVGLLGGNGAGKTTTIAMMLGLLEPTGGSVSILGCDMATDRYRALPYMNFSSPYVDLPHRLTVRENLMVYARLYSVSDPKARIAELAAQLDMEDFMNRPSGKLSAGQKTRVALAKALINTPKVLLLDEPTASLDPDTGDWIRTYLETYQRENGATLLLASHNMQEVERLCSKVLMMRKGEIVDRGSPAELLAKYGRRTMDEVFLDVARQTGAAQAKQDDRETA, from the coding sequence ATGAGCAAGCCGGTCATCGACGTCCGGGATCTGGAAAAGCGCTATGGCGCGGTTCACGCCGTGCGCGGCGTTGGCTTCACCGCCGAGGCCGGAACCACCGTAGGTCTGCTCGGCGGCAACGGCGCGGGCAAGACCACGACCATCGCGATGATGCTGGGACTGCTGGAGCCGACCGGCGGCAGCGTCTCCATCCTCGGCTGCGACATGGCGACCGACCGCTACCGCGCCCTGCCCTACATGAATTTCTCCTCGCCCTATGTGGACCTGCCGCATCGCCTGACCGTGCGCGAGAACCTCATGGTCTATGCAAGGCTCTACTCCGTATCGGATCCGAAAGCGCGGATTGCCGAACTGGCGGCGCAGCTCGACATGGAGGATTTCATGAACCGGCCCTCCGGCAAGCTGTCGGCCGGTCAGAAAACCCGCGTCGCCCTTGCCAAAGCGCTGATCAACACGCCGAAGGTGCTGCTGCTGGACGAGCCGACGGCGTCGCTCGACCCGGATACCGGGGACTGGATCCGCACATATCTCGAGACCTATCAGCGCGAGAACGGCGCCACCCTGCTGCTCGCCTCGCACAACATGCAGGAAGTCGAACGGCTCTGCTCCAAGGTGCTGATGATGCGCAAGGGGGAAATCGTCGATCGGGGAAGCCCGGCGGAGCTGCTGGCAAAATACGGACGCAGGACCATGGACGAGGTGTTTCTCGACGTCGCCCGGCAGACCGGCGCGGCACAGGCCAAACAAGACGACCGGGAGACGGCATGA
- a CDS encoding ABC transporter permease, producing the protein MSGNTDFTPPPASLFSVGRIGAMALRYFYLLRNSWPRLIEMAYWPTMQMILWGFVTKFFIGESSWIAGAAGVLLAGVLLWDILFRGQMGFAICFLEEMWSRNLGHLFVSPLRPHEFVVALMTMSLFRTLIGAVPPALLAIVFYQFSIFSLGLPLVAFMACLFFMGWGVGLLVIGVILRFGLGAESLAWVLVFAFAPISAVYYPVETMPEWLQTIAWCTPSAYVFEGMRAVLFHGDFRLDLIAGAMVMNVIYFAIGAFIFWLAYRSARRDGRLLQLGE; encoded by the coding sequence ATGAGCGGGAACACCGATTTCACCCCGCCGCCGGCCTCGCTGTTCTCCGTCGGCCGCATCGGCGCCATGGCGCTGCGCTATTTCTACCTGCTGCGCAATTCCTGGCCGCGGCTGATCGAGATGGCCTACTGGCCGACCATGCAGATGATCCTCTGGGGCTTCGTCACCAAGTTCTTCATCGGCGAGTCGAGCTGGATCGCGGGCGCGGCGGGCGTACTGCTGGCGGGCGTGCTGCTCTGGGACATCCTGTTCCGCGGGCAGATGGGTTTTGCGATCTGCTTCCTCGAGGAGATGTGGTCGCGCAATCTCGGCCATCTCTTCGTCAGCCCGCTCCGGCCGCACGAGTTTGTCGTCGCGCTGATGACGATGAGCCTGTTCCGGACCCTGATCGGCGCGGTGCCGCCGGCCCTGCTCGCCATCGTCTTCTACCAGTTCTCGATCTTCTCTCTCGGCCTGCCGCTGGTCGCCTTCATGGCCTGCCTCTTTTTCATGGGCTGGGGAGTCGGCCTGCTGGTGATCGGCGTGATCCTGCGTTTCGGCCTCGGTGCGGAGAGCCTCGCATGGGTGCTGGTCTTCGCCTTCGCACCGATCTCGGCGGTCTACTACCCGGTCGAGACCATGCCGGAATGGCTCCAGACCATCGCCTGGTGCACGCCGTCCGCCTATGTCTTCGAGGGCATGCGCGCGGTGCTCTTCCACGGCGATTTCAGGCTCGACCTGATTGCCGGCGCGATGGTCATGAACGTGATCTATTTCGCGATCGGCGCGTTCATCTTCTGGCTCGCCTACCGCAGCGCCCGGCGCGACGGACGGCTGCTTCAGCTCGGCGAATAG
- a CDS encoding NUDIX hydrolase, with protein MPKPWRVLDSRINYSDRYVTHRMDRCETAHGVIVEPYHVIELPNWVNMVAVTDDARVLMINEYRHGIGEVVFGLPSGTVDPGETDPLRTAQRELAEETGAEASHWVETGRMFPNAAVNSNTCFSFLATGARITGETSFDEAEDIETVPVPLDELYRRLLARDLRMTAMHLVGLHEAGLYILTSGDPKVARLKEILAPLYSPS; from the coding sequence ATGCCGAAGCCCTGGCGCGTGCTCGACAGCCGGATCAATTACAGCGACCGGTACGTCACCCACCGCATGGACCGCTGCGAGACCGCGCACGGCGTCATCGTCGAGCCCTATCATGTGATCGAGCTGCCGAACTGGGTGAACATGGTCGCGGTGACCGACGACGCCCGGGTTCTGATGATCAACGAGTACCGCCACGGGATCGGCGAGGTCGTGTTCGGCCTGCCGAGCGGCACCGTCGATCCGGGCGAGACCGATCCGCTCCGGACGGCGCAGCGCGAGCTTGCCGAGGAGACCGGGGCCGAGGCGTCGCACTGGGTCGAGACCGGCCGGATGTTCCCAAACGCCGCGGTCAACTCCAACACCTGCTTCAGCTTCCTCGCCACCGGCGCCCGGATCACCGGAGAAACCTCGTTCGACGAGGCCGAGGATATCGAGACCGTGCCGGTGCCGCTGGACGAGCTTTACCGCCGGCTGCTCGCGCGCGATCTCCGGATGACGGCGATGCATCTGGTCGGGCTGCACGAAGCCGGGCTCTATATCCTGACCTCGGGCGATCCGAAGGTGGCACGGCTGAAGGAGATCCTGGCGCCGCTCTATTCGCCGAGCTGA
- the cobT gene encoding nicotinate-nucleotide--dimethylbenzimidazole phosphoribosyltransferase, with the protein MSDERFTPESATFDEIRGLFRALPPADLEAGTDAASREAQLTKPAGALGKLEELTRWVAAWQGKHPPSVAHPRICVFAANHGVTAKGVSAYPSDVTHQMVQNFISGGAAVNQLAELFDADLRVYEMALEQPTADFTEAPAMSEDECAKAIAYGMMAVEPGIDLLCLGEMGIGNSTSAAAICHALYGGAAEDWTGPGTGVTGAAYAAKVKAVADGVALHKARTSDPLELFAAVGGLELAAITGAILAARMGRVPVLLDGFACTAAAAVLHAADPRSIEHCQVAHCSAEPGHRLLLEKIGKAPILDLGMRLGEASGAAVAIGIIKAAVACHNGMATFADAGVSGPA; encoded by the coding sequence ATGAGCGACGAACGTTTTACCCCAGAGAGCGCGACCTTCGACGAGATCCGCGGCCTGTTCCGCGCGCTGCCGCCCGCCGATCTCGAGGCGGGCACCGACGCGGCCAGCCGCGAGGCGCAGCTGACCAAGCCGGCGGGCGCGCTCGGCAAGCTGGAGGAACTGACGCGCTGGGTCGCCGCCTGGCAGGGCAAGCATCCGCCGAGCGTCGCGCATCCCCGGATCTGCGTCTTCGCCGCCAATCACGGCGTCACCGCCAAGGGCGTCTCGGCCTACCCGTCGGACGTCACTCATCAGATGGTGCAGAACTTCATCTCCGGCGGCGCCGCCGTGAACCAGCTCGCCGAGCTGTTCGACGCCGATCTCCGTGTCTACGAGATGGCGCTGGAGCAACCGACCGCCGACTTCACCGAAGCGCCGGCCATGTCCGAGGACGAATGCGCCAAGGCGATAGCCTATGGGATGATGGCGGTGGAACCGGGCATAGACCTGCTCTGCCTCGGCGAGATGGGGATCGGCAACTCGACCTCCGCCGCTGCGATCTGCCACGCACTCTACGGCGGCGCGGCCGAGGACTGGACCGGCCCCGGCACCGGCGTCACCGGCGCCGCCTATGCGGCCAAGGTGAAGGCGGTGGCCGACGGCGTCGCCCTGCACAAGGCGCGTACCTCGGACCCTCTGGAACTCTTCGCCGCCGTCGGCGGTCTCGAACTGGCGGCGATCACGGGGGCCATTCTCGCGGCGCGGATGGGCCGGGTCCCGGTACTGCTCGACGGCTTTGCCTGCACGGCGGCCGCCGCGGTACTCCACGCCGCCGATCCGCGCAGCATCGAACATTGCCAGGTCGCGCATTGCTCGGCCGAGCCGGGCCACCGGCTGCTGCTGGAAAAGATCGGCAAGGCGCCGATCCTCGATCTCGGCATGCGGCTCGGCGAAGCCTCCGGCGCGGCGGTCGCGATCGGCATTATCAAGGCTGCCGTCGCCTGCCACAACGGCATGGCGACCTTCGCCGATGCCGGCGTCAGCGGTCCGGCCTGA
- the cobS gene encoding adenosylcobinamide-GDP ribazoletransferase encodes MASERPAPVRRPWWADDLAHAAMFLTRLPVPAPVRTDRPLMHAGWAFPLIGLLTGTLGGGVLWLGASAGLPMLAAALGALAVTAFLTGALHEDGLADLADGFGGGATKERKIEIMRDSRVGSYGVLALVLATGLKAAALANIAIASPILAAFAFAAAQILGRSAILPIAFFLAPATSSGLGTGAGRPKAVTTGLCVALGTLLAFSLLPGIGFIAALAATSLAILATALLAQRQIGGYTGDVLGSSEQVVECFVLLTLSALPAGAAGFLWPL; translated from the coding sequence ATGGCGAGCGAGAGACCAGCGCCCGTGCGGCGCCCCTGGTGGGCCGACGACCTTGCCCATGCCGCGATGTTCCTGACCCGTCTGCCCGTCCCGGCGCCCGTCCGTACGGATCGCCCCTTGATGCATGCGGGCTGGGCCTTTCCGCTGATCGGGCTCCTGACAGGTACGCTCGGCGGCGGCGTGCTCTGGCTCGGCGCCTCGGCCGGCCTGCCGATGCTCGCGGCCGCGCTCGGCGCGCTGGCCGTCACCGCCTTCCTCACCGGCGCGCTGCATGAAGACGGTCTTGCGGATCTCGCCGACGGCTTCGGCGGTGGGGCCACGAAAGAACGCAAGATCGAGATCATGCGGGACAGCCGCGTCGGCAGCTACGGCGTGCTCGCGCTGGTACTCGCGACCGGACTCAAGGCTGCCGCGCTCGCCAACATCGCCATCGCCTCCCCTATCCTCGCCGCGTTCGCCTTCGCGGCGGCGCAGATCCTCGGCCGGAGCGCGATCCTGCCGATCGCCTTCTTCCTCGCCCCGGCGACGTCGAGTGGTCTCGGAACCGGAGCCGGACGGCCGAAAGCAGTCACCACCGGGCTTTGCGTCGCCCTTGGAACGCTGCTCGCCTTCTCGCTCCTCCCCGGTATCGGATTCATTGCGGCCCTTGCCGCGACGAGCCTCGCCATTCTCGCCACCGCCCTGCTCGCGCAACGCCAGATCGGCGGCTATACCGGCGACGTGCTTGGCAGCAGCGAGCAGGTGGTCGAGTGTTTCGTCCTGCTGACCCTTTCCGCGCTTCCGGCCGGTGCCGCCGGGTTCCTCTGGCCGCTATGA
- a CDS encoding histidine phosphatase family protein yields the protein MSAVTRWHLLRHAPAAVEKGTIYGRTDVAAADRDPDLLRGIAARLPESAVLITTPLRRTADTARMLRDTGWTPGEVIVEEAFREQDFGAWEGLTHAALSETGAEDYRSFWDDPARNRPPGGESFSDLQARVAPAVATLNDRFKGREIVLVGHGGSIRAILAVVLKLTPEVALSLEIAPLSLSLADHFANDAGEPSWRLRGTNLPAGL from the coding sequence ATGAGCGCCGTGACCCGCTGGCACCTGCTGCGGCACGCCCCGGCCGCCGTCGAAAAAGGCACGATCTACGGCCGGACCGACGTCGCGGCGGCAGATCGGGACCCGGACCTGTTGCGCGGGATCGCGGCCCGGCTGCCGGAGAGCGCGGTGCTGATCACCACGCCGCTCCGGCGGACGGCCGACACTGCCCGGATGCTGCGCGATACGGGATGGACACCGGGCGAGGTGATCGTCGAGGAAGCGTTCCGCGAACAGGATTTCGGTGCCTGGGAAGGCCTGACCCACGCGGCACTCTCAGAGACGGGGGCGGAAGATTACCGGTCTTTCTGGGACGACCCCGCCCGCAACCGCCCGCCAGGCGGCGAAAGCTTCTCCGACCTCCAGGCGCGCGTCGCGCCTGCCGTCGCGACCCTCAACGACCGGTTCAAGGGACGCGAGATTGTTCTCGTCGGCCATGGCGGATCGATCCGGGCCATACTCGCGGTAGTGCTGAAACTGACACCGGAGGTCGCCCTGTCGCTCGAGATCGCGCCGCTCTCCCTCAGCCTCGCCGATCACTTCGCGAACGACGCCGGAGAGCCCTCCTGGCGGCTGCGCGGCACGAACCTTCCGGCCGGGCTTTGA
- a CDS encoding lipid-binding SYLF domain-containing protein — MRFTIFAALLLATALLAGPARAGDSPALTVEKARLTLQDLTTDPNVVGPVADYLKKAKGVLIIPELVKAGLIVGGEYGTGVLVARTGPGNWSDPAFYSLTAGSIGLQIGVEAKQILLVVMTEKGLNSLMSDQLKFGADASVAVGTIGGGVGASSAGSLGADFIAFAKSKGLFGGGALDGAVIKTQPEQNEAFYRTAASPKQILIERRFTSAEADGLRNALSKY; from the coding sequence ATGCGTTTCACGATTTTTGCCGCACTGCTGCTCGCAACCGCACTTCTGGCCGGCCCGGCGCGGGCCGGCGACAGCCCCGCCCTCACCGTCGAAAAGGCGCGCCTGACGCTGCAGGACCTCACCACGGATCCCAACGTGGTCGGCCCGGTCGCCGACTATCTGAAAAAGGCCAAGGGCGTGCTGATCATCCCGGAGCTGGTCAAGGCCGGGCTCATCGTCGGCGGCGAATACGGCACAGGCGTGCTCGTCGCCCGCACCGGACCGGGCAATTGGAGCGATCCCGCCTTTTACTCGCTCACCGCCGGCAGCATCGGCCTGCAGATCGGCGTCGAGGCGAAACAGATCCTGCTTGTCGTGATGACCGAGAAGGGCCTGAACTCGCTGATGAGCGACCAGCTGAAATTCGGCGCCGATGCGAGCGTCGCGGTCGGCACCATCGGCGGCGGGGTCGGGGCCTCCAGCGCCGGGTCCCTCGGTGCGGACTTCATCGCCTTCGCCAAGTCCAAGGGCCTCTTCGGCGGCGGCGCCCTCGATGGAGCGGTGATCAAGACCCAGCCCGAGCAGAATGAGGCGTTTTACCGCACCGCCGCCTCTCCCAAGCAAATCCTGATAGAAAGGCGCTTCACCTCGGCCGAGGCGGACGGTTTGCGCAACGCACTCTCGAAATACTGA
- a CDS encoding SCO family protein: MSKKTFFFLVSFLGLALVGSIAAGYWLVSGGRIGQLETADLVGGPFSLTDETGATLSNEDLKGRYMMVFFGYTYCPDVCPTTLTVVTQALDMLEPTVRDKVEPVFITIDPARDTSAALAAYSQHFHDKIHYLTGTPEQIAEVAKAYRVFYQKVESEEFSDYLMDHSTVTYLMGPDGRYVSHYGFNSEPSEIAADLTKRIAG, translated from the coding sequence ATGTCGAAAAAGACCTTCTTCTTCCTCGTCTCCTTCCTCGGCCTCGCGCTCGTGGGCTCGATCGCCGCCGGCTACTGGCTGGTCAGCGGCGGGCGGATCGGCCAGCTGGAGACCGCGGATCTCGTCGGCGGCCCCTTCAGCCTGACCGACGAGACCGGTGCGACGCTCTCGAACGAGGATCTGAAGGGCCGCTACATGATGGTCTTCTTCGGCTACACCTACTGCCCGGACGTCTGCCCGACGACACTCACCGTGGTGACCCAGGCGCTCGACATGCTGGAGCCCACCGTCCGAGACAAGGTCGAGCCGGTCTTCATCACCATCGATCCGGCGCGCGACACCTCCGCCGCGCTGGCCGCCTATTCGCAGCATTTCCACGACAAGATCCATTACCTGACCGGCACGCCGGAACAGATCGCCGAGGTCGCCAAGGCCTACCGGGTGTTCTACCAGAAGGTCGAGAGCGAGGAATTCAGCGACTATCTGATGGACCACTCGACCGTGACCTATCTGATGGGGCCGGACGGCCGCTATGTCAGCCATTACGGCTTCAACAGCGAGCCAAGCGAGATCGCCGCAGACCTGACCAAGCGCATCGCCGGGTAA